In Prochlorococcus marinus str. MIT 1214, one DNA window encodes the following:
- a CDS encoding SpoIID/LytB domain-containing protein, which yields MSTSPKSNSGWAIIFVAIFFISPLKTVAAKEPIIRVLIGQVNEARFRADGSKSIFVKGISSKQRPIKSINIIYANGSANYSINNNLNSWFELPKNFNLIIKGNDDRGIWYQNRRFAGELRVLLNDQKLQIINYLKLEKYLKSVVGSEMPKEFPLAALQAQAIAARTYALKLLGKNKFFDIHSTQASQVYLGLEAETAKINRAVRSTSSLALFYENKLIEAVFHSSSGGRTENSGQVWKYQLPYLRSVIDYDQNSIKYRWSKKISSSELDQIFSDIGGINSIQIIKKSDTDRVLKVRLYGTKGTKVISGKTLRKNLKLLSNKFDFDFKFNRINLDNKLNYDNKVVEDLELEPLPLIPKDYFLLVKGYGAGHGVGMSQWGAKSMAERGESFRQILRHYYRGVQIKTY from the coding sequence GGATGGGCCATAATTTTTGTAGCTATATTTTTCATCTCTCCATTAAAGACAGTTGCTGCCAAAGAGCCAATAATACGTGTCTTAATTGGTCAGGTGAATGAGGCAAGATTTAGAGCAGATGGCTCCAAATCCATTTTTGTGAAAGGGATTTCTTCTAAACAAAGACCTATTAAATCCATAAATATAATTTATGCTAATGGTAGCGCTAACTATTCTATAAACAACAACCTAAATTCATGGTTTGAATTACCTAAGAATTTTAATTTAATAATTAAAGGTAATGATGATCGTGGCATTTGGTATCAAAATCGAAGATTTGCTGGAGAATTAAGAGTTTTATTAAATGATCAGAAGTTGCAAATAATAAATTATCTAAAATTAGAAAAATATTTAAAAAGTGTTGTAGGTAGCGAAATGCCCAAAGAATTTCCACTTGCAGCACTTCAAGCTCAAGCAATAGCGGCTAGAACTTATGCTTTAAAACTTTTAGGGAAGAATAAATTTTTTGATATTCATTCAACTCAAGCTAGTCAAGTTTATTTAGGACTTGAAGCTGAAACAGCAAAAATAAATAGGGCGGTTAGAAGTACAAGTTCACTTGCGTTGTTTTATGAAAATAAACTTATAGAGGCAGTTTTTCATAGTAGTTCTGGAGGTAGAACTGAGAATAGTGGTCAAGTCTGGAAGTATCAATTGCCTTACTTAAGGAGTGTTATTGATTATGATCAAAACAGTATAAAATATAGATGGTCAAAAAAAATTAGTTCCTCAGAATTAGATCAAATATTTTCCGATATAGGTGGAATTAATAGTATTCAAATTATAAAAAAAAGTGATACTGATAGAGTCTTAAAGGTTAGACTTTATGGGACTAAGGGAACTAAAGTTATCTCCGGTAAAACTCTTAGGAAAAATTTAAAATTACTAAGTAATAAATTTGATTTTGATTTCAAATTTAATCGAATTAATCTAGATAATAAATTGAATTATGATAATAAAGTAGTTGAAGATCTCGAACTTGAACCGCTCCCACTAATTCCAAAAGATTATTTTCTATTAGTTAAAGGTTACGGTGCGGGGCATGGGGTGGGTATGAGTCAATGGGGCGCTAAGTCTATGGCTGAAAGAGGAGAAAGTTTTCGTCAAATTCTAAGACATTATTATAGAGGAGTACAAATAAAAACCTATTAA